The Theobroma cacao cultivar B97-61/B2 chromosome 1, Criollo_cocoa_genome_V2, whole genome shotgun sequence genome contains the following window.
ATCATATCAAGCAATATTGGCCTAAATTTTGTTTGTGGCTCTAAACggatgtttaaaaaaaaaaaaacaacaaaaacccAAACTGCCAGAACTTTGGTATGGTAAGGAAACAGAACAGAGGAGGCAATGAGTGCATTCAAAGCACCAATTTTCCATCTCCTCTCCTCATCAAATCCCAACACTGAAACCCTCAAAAACCCTTTGTTAAACCCTGAAACCACCACCAGGCGCTTCCTTCTCTTCTCACTCCCTCTTTCCACTGTTTCCACTCTTTTCATCCTTCCAAGCAGTACTCCTGGCACTAGAGGTTGCAGTAGTAAGCTTGAGCCCAGCTACATGAGTGCTTTAGCTGCGAGTTTTAACCCGGTGAGCCAGGCTGAGAGAGACGCCAGCGCCGTCATTACCCGGAGAGTATCTGAAGGTGTAGAGTTGTTGGAGAGAGGGAAGGAGTTGCAGGCTCAGGGTGACTTCCCCAAAGctcttcaaatctttaccACGGTACCCTTTAAAATGAATTGctgtataaaaaatatttggcTTCGTTTTGTTGGGCTTGCACTCATACTTTATATAATATCTGGATTGTGATAGTTTACATGCTTCAATTTTCTATAATCACAAAATTCTTCCTAATTTGCGTAATGTAGAAATGAAAGCCATTATGTAGTCATGTTGTTAGAACTTAAACATAATTGGACAGTTTACTAGCTTAAGCTGCATTTGGTATAATTGGCCACCCAACTATCCTTTTGATTAAGGCTTGTTAAATTGCAATATCATAGTGACAGATTTTGACTCTACATGGTTTTTGTACAGTTGCAACCAttattcttctttctttctaatggttttctCGGAAGTTTTTTTTGTCTCAATTCAAAGAATTGGAAATGATGTCCTTTCCAATTACAATCATGACCCTTGATTTATTTTGTGTGTTTGAGATTAAATTTATGTACGATATGCTCTCATCTATTTCATCATGTTTATGTATTTACAATTCAGATCATTCAACTTTAGTGATAAAACATGAATATTGGTATTAAGCTTCTGCATTTGCCAAAATACTCCTCAGCATCTTCTATGCTTCAATTTAGTTCCAGAAGCTGTATGCCATGACCATCCCACAATATTTGCATGGAACTAAGAATTTGCATATGGTTAAGAGAAAGTGATATGGAGAACGTAAATGTTCAACAGAGGAGAGAGTGTTTTCAAACAGTTTGCTTTGCAGGATTTACTGTGATTCCAATAGAATTTACTCATTTTAATCATTTGCCTCCTGTTATGGGTGCTTCAAGCATCATTTCCCcctcttgtttttctttcaacctttctaaacaaaagggaaaagaaaaagaataattgaTATTGAAACAACAAACTAAGAGATTTTCCTACTATTCCCACCTCTTAGCCTGATAAATGTTTATGGAGGCAATTTATTGACTGGGATATTTATATTCTATAATGGAAACTAATTCATTCCACCAATCAAAAAGATGCCTGAGCATGGTGCTTCCCATTAAAGGTAATCCTGATGTGATTACTTTCATCTAAATGTCATAACAAAGAAAGTAGATATTTTAATTCTGTTGTCATAAGGCCTCTCTTTCCTTGCATACTTCATTTCATTGCACATAGTATTTAATCCTTTTGATTCCACTATACAGAAATCTGCTGCTGAGGATATGAAGAAACCAATCATGCTACATACATATCTGaatacttattattttttgcaCTGATGATGTGTATGCAGTTAGACAACATGCTTGTGCTTGTGAAGTTGTGATGCAGACTATGTGAATAAATTTTCACCACTCCCTTCACTTCTGAATCTGCTTTCAGGTGGttgaaaattataaagattttGCATTCTCAGACTATGCAAGAGTTGGTAGGGCATTGGCCTTATATGAGGTTGGGGACAGAGAGGAAGCCATTGCAGAGATGGAGGATGTTTCAATATCTTTAAAGGGATATCCAGGTACTTTCAAAGAGTTTAAGTTCACAGGCTATTGACAATTAGGAACTTTTCTCATTTAATATGTTTGTTTTTTCTACAGAAGTACATGCAGCTCTTGCAGCAGCCTTATACGTGGACAAACATGCACCACTGCTAGCGGAAAATCAGTTTGCGATTGCAACTCTGCTTGATCCTCACTTTACAGATATCTCATACGTTGTAGAAACAAAGCATTGGCCTCCAAGTTTGGTTAGTTCTTTGCAACACTTCATCACACTTTCGTAGGGGTTCTTGTTATATATCAGTACATGCCTAGTTATCAAtctcaaaatatatttgataaattgttaTCAAGAATAACCTTTTTCTAGTTTGAAGTTTTATACTAAGATAAATCATTATTGTAATATTCCATTACTTTATGGTTTTGGTGAAAATCATACATGAGAATACACACATTCAGCTGATACATGCTCTTCCCACTGGTTTTTTTGGCTAATGTTTTCATCTGTTGAGGGCGAGGGAAGAAACATGCAATTTTATCACCATGTTAAAAGGTGAAGACTGGAGATGTTGagattctttaatttttttcttccttgtaGCTTCTAATCGTCTCTGGTTCTACcagctttcctttttttaactGCAAGGCTTTGTCATGACTCATGAGCAATGAAATTATAAGAATTGCATTCTTTCTCATCCTGATCAAGCTAAATATAATTTCATtgcaccctttttttttttattcttttttcctttgaattaTCCATAATTGATATGCTCCTGAACAGCCTTTCTTGTTTTCCACTCGAAGAATATAAGGTAAGAACCAAATTTACTAGTGAAGGTTTCGGTGATCAGACTGTTGATGCTAGTCCATTGCATGGCTTTGTGTGAACTCTGTTCCATCACAATGGTGTTATAAAAGTTTGATTAGAAATCCTTGAATCCTTCCAACATCAAGAATCTTTATGGCTTTTTTGGGTAGACAGAATCAGGGAATCAGGTTAATTGCTGCTATTTAAATATGATTATCACGAAGTTGCATTGCCCCACCCCCATgtacttttcttcttaaacaAATTTCTCTCCTTAACTTTTCTTGTGGGAGACATCTTCTAGGTGGTGCTCAATAAGTAGGGTATCTTTGGTTCTTCAGCATAATAAGCAGTGGTGCTGTTATCAATGCTTGAAATTGCAGGCACCCAACTTTTGACCCTTGTCCAAAAAGTAGGTTTATTCGGTCATTTAGCACAGGCAGGGTGTGGGGTGCAAATTTGTTAATCTTTCATCTTGTTTTGGGCAAAAGGGAAAGTGCTTCAATCTCTTGCTTGATTCATTTAATAGCCGAAAAGGTGGACCATGTTCATTGTCAATGGTGCAGTGTTTGATTACATTTGCAACCTTTATTTGTTAAAGTTAAACACCCCCCCTCCCCCGCCCCCATTGATTTTTGACTCTTAAGGTCCTTTCGTGGGTCCTTTTCTTTCCAGAGGTACACACCCTTCTTTTCTAACTTGGTTACCTTTGGAGTGCCAGAGATGTGCTTCCAAACTGTactcaaataaaaaacaatgtGCAGACAAATCAGCCTGGTATATCTGTTTCAATGAAAGCTtatagagaaaaagaaaaaatctacCAAGCTTAAGAGTCCCATCAACTTGCATCAATTGGATGGGAGTTACTGTTGCCTCTGTGGATTTGTTCAAAAAAAATGGTGGCCATGATAGTCAAGTGGAAACTTCCTCCTATCAAGATTCTTGGTGGGTCCAAGGTAAACAGTGGCTTGTCGTTTGGACCAAGGCCTCGCTTGGTAGGATAGGATggtagaaatttttttatttcaacctctaagaaagttcaaaaatGGGGAAAAGGAGATTCAAACTTTGAATCTTGAACCAAGATAAAGGCTAACAATTGGACAACAATTTTTAGCATCAAGTTTTGccataataatttgattaaaaacaaATGTTTTTCCATCTCCCCTATTAAGAAATATCTTTAGAATAGTAGCAGATGTTTAAGCTGCcatgttttttatatatgatggTGTTTTTGGGTTGCATTTGGGATAATACCGGTCTGATTAATCAGATTTCATAATGAAAACTAGACTAATCAACCTGAGTTATTCtattgaaaataaacaaatgggtttatattttctaaatGAATGaatct
Protein-coding sequences here:
- the LOC18611879 gene encoding uncharacterized protein LOC18611879; protein product: MSAFKAPIFHLLSSSNPNTETLKNPLLNPETTTRRFLLFSLPLSTVSTLFILPSSTPGTRGCSSKLEPSYMSALAASFNPVSQAERDASAVITRRVSEGVELLERGKELQAQGDFPKALQIFTTVVENYKDFAFSDYARVGRALALYEVGDREEAIAEMEDVSISLKGYPEVHAALAAALYVDKHAPLLAENQFAIATLLDPHFTDISYVVETKHWPPSLVSSLQHFITLS